In Croceicoccus sp. Ery15, a genomic segment contains:
- a CDS encoding NotI family restriction endonuclease: MALKIVEFFGFPPLSPLASGYISGKQCPYTVSPCIKPNHGACSVRQTTSEPIICCPNRLYAENYRVLREVAAEVFGQQIELITAAEGRARKGSESLTGSEVIAFGKGWGGELPLPRPKRADGAKSGAYYVDWILARIDADGELQEFTAVEVQTIDTTGNYRDQSDAYFAGETFDGWSKSGMNWENVNKRILPQLIYKGHVLRREARCSKGLFFVCPEQVYQKIRDRLGNNLHEYPVGPGTLSFRSYQLGDVDPSTMQRPLVRTAVQN; encoded by the coding sequence ATGGCACTGAAGATTGTTGAGTTTTTTGGATTTCCACCACTCTCGCCACTTGCGTCAGGATACATTTCCGGAAAGCAATGCCCCTACACGGTTAGCCCCTGCATTAAGCCAAACCACGGCGCCTGCTCCGTTCGGCAGACGACAAGTGAACCAATAATCTGCTGTCCAAATCGTCTGTATGCGGAGAACTATCGCGTGCTTCGTGAAGTAGCCGCCGAAGTCTTCGGCCAGCAGATCGAACTCATTACCGCCGCTGAAGGAAGGGCAAGAAAAGGATCGGAGTCGCTGACCGGTTCTGAGGTCATTGCCTTTGGAAAAGGATGGGGAGGCGAACTCCCCCTTCCTCGCCCTAAACGAGCCGATGGGGCGAAGAGTGGCGCATATTACGTTGACTGGATATTGGCCCGCATCGATGCCGATGGCGAGCTCCAAGAATTTACCGCCGTGGAGGTTCAAACGATAGACACGACGGGCAATTATAGGGATCAATCAGACGCCTATTTCGCTGGAGAGACCTTCGATGGCTGGAGTAAGTCTGGCATGAATTGGGAGAATGTGAACAAGCGCATTCTTCCTCAGCTGATCTACAAGGGACATGTCCTGCGTCGAGAGGCGCGGTGCTCCAAAGGCCTGTTTTTCGTCTGCCCGGAGCAGGTCTATCAAAAGATCAGAGACAGATTGGGCAATAACCTGCACGAGTATCCAGTAGGTCCAGGTACCCTTTCTTTCAGGTCCTACCAACTTGGCGATGTAGATCCCTCAACGATGCAACGACCATTGGTGAGAACGGCGGTGCAAAATTAG
- a CDS encoding DMT family transporter, with translation MPARLSAIFVMLLWASCYPLITVGLDSAPHLTFAVLRAVLAGTTLLAVGIILRKPFPRDGSIWGWIILAGLGMTGLGYYGMFHAAEFVSPGLATVIANSQPLIAAGLAFLFLRERLSSKGWIGLWLGFAGILIIAGPRILQGPLALSTGFAYVLLAAFGVAVGNIAIKKLSGRADAAIAMGLQLLIGAVPLAFLALLTEDQGQIDWSPVFIASLLGLAIPGTALAFWLWQYTLGKIELSKANVFSFLVPVFGLTIGAAFFGERLTPLIIMGTAIATAGVWLTTIKSSSDVQPKAKGARDGRA, from the coding sequence ATGCCAGCGCGTCTTTCCGCAATCTTTGTGATGCTTCTTTGGGCGTCCTGCTATCCGCTCATAACGGTCGGTCTCGATAGCGCGCCCCATCTCACCTTCGCCGTGCTGCGCGCGGTTCTTGCAGGCACCACGTTACTGGCGGTCGGTATCATTCTAAGAAAGCCCTTTCCGCGCGATGGAAGCATCTGGGGATGGATCATTCTTGCCGGTCTCGGCATGACGGGGCTGGGTTACTACGGGATGTTCCATGCTGCGGAGTTCGTTTCGCCCGGCCTTGCAACCGTCATCGCCAACAGCCAACCCCTCATCGCGGCAGGCCTTGCCTTTCTTTTTCTCCGTGAGCGCCTGTCTTCCAAGGGCTGGATCGGGTTATGGCTCGGCTTTGCGGGAATCCTCATCATTGCTGGCCCGCGAATTCTCCAAGGTCCGCTGGCGCTCTCAACCGGCTTTGCATATGTGCTGCTTGCGGCCTTCGGCGTTGCCGTGGGCAACATCGCCATCAAGAAGCTCTCGGGGCGCGCCGACGCAGCGATCGCCATGGGCCTTCAACTCCTCATCGGCGCTGTCCCGCTCGCGTTTCTGGCTTTGCTTACCGAAGATCAGGGCCAAATCGACTGGTCGCCGGTTTTCATCGCGAGCCTGCTTGGGTTGGCGATCCCAGGTACAGCCCTCGCATTCTGGCTGTGGCAATATACGCTCGGCAAAATCGAACTCTCGAAGGCTAATGTATTCAGCTTCCTGGTGCCCGTTTTCGGTTTAACGATCGGCGCTGCCTTCTTCGGTGAAAGGCTTACACCCCTGATCATCATGGGCACAGCAATTGCAACCGCGGGCGTATGGCTGACGACCATAAAGTCATCGAGTGACGTTCAGCCGAAAGCGAAAGGAGCGAGGGACGGGCGCGCATAA
- a CDS encoding type II toxin-antitoxin system HipA family toxin, translating into MARKKTHAPLDVLINGRQVGRLEKAASGAISFRYSEEWLAWEHRFAASLSLPLTPAAYRGAPVIAVFDNLLPDRDAVRRRVAERMGAQGTDFYSLLEAIGRDCVGAMQFLPEGADQAQSTDIESEPVSDTEVEALLADLARAPLGVDRKQEFRISVAGAQEKTALLRIDGKWHRPAGVTPTTHILKPQLGQIPIADGMIDMSNSVDNEHYCMTLMKAFGLSVAATEIATVGQRRVLVVERFDRHWRNAKQILRLPQEDCCQALGYPPTHKYQSDGGPNMKDIFGLLRGADDPQADAAAFFKSQILFWLIGATDWHAKNFSIFLKPGGRYSLTPFYDVLSAQPAVDSDQIAQNRFRLAMSAGTNRHYRLNEVTGRHFVQSGKSAGLGKGLMRAAINELMDRARDAPTVAREAMPVDFAEPVHDCIAAALATRLPRLSSALEEF; encoded by the coding sequence ATGGCGCGCAAAAAGACCCATGCGCCCCTCGATGTACTTATCAACGGCAGGCAGGTCGGCCGCCTCGAAAAGGCGGCGAGCGGTGCAATCAGTTTCCGGTATTCCGAAGAGTGGCTGGCCTGGGAGCACCGCTTCGCAGCGTCGCTCTCGCTGCCTCTGACCCCGGCGGCCTATCGTGGCGCTCCGGTCATCGCCGTGTTCGACAATCTTCTCCCGGACAGGGATGCAGTACGCCGCCGCGTAGCCGAGCGCATGGGCGCTCAGGGCACCGACTTCTACAGCCTACTCGAAGCCATCGGACGCGACTGCGTCGGTGCCATGCAGTTCCTGCCCGAAGGCGCAGATCAGGCGCAGAGTACCGACATCGAAAGCGAACCGGTCAGCGACACCGAAGTCGAGGCCCTTCTCGCCGATCTCGCACGGGCTCCACTTGGCGTCGATCGGAAACAGGAATTCAGGATCTCGGTTGCCGGCGCGCAGGAGAAGACGGCCCTGCTTCGAATCGATGGGAAATGGCACCGACCGGCCGGTGTGACCCCGACAACTCACATCCTGAAGCCGCAACTTGGACAGATACCCATCGCCGACGGGATGATCGACATGTCGAACAGCGTCGACAACGAGCACTATTGCATGACGCTGATGAAGGCGTTCGGCCTGTCGGTCGCAGCGACAGAGATCGCGACCGTCGGCCAGCGCCGAGTTCTCGTCGTCGAACGGTTCGACAGGCACTGGCGCAACGCCAAGCAAATCCTGCGTCTGCCGCAAGAGGACTGCTGCCAAGCACTCGGCTATCCGCCCACGCACAAATATCAGAGCGATGGCGGCCCGAACATGAAGGATATCTTCGGCCTGTTGCGCGGTGCTGACGATCCGCAAGCCGACGCAGCCGCCTTTTTCAAGAGCCAGATCCTCTTCTGGCTCATTGGTGCAACGGACTGGCACGCCAAGAATTTCAGTATCTTCCTGAAGCCCGGCGGACGCTACAGCCTGACCCCCTTCTACGATGTGCTCTCGGCCCAACCGGCCGTCGACTCCGACCAGATTGCGCAGAACAGGTTCCGGCTCGCGATGTCCGCAGGCACCAACCGTCACTACCGGCTGAACGAGGTGACCGGTCGGCATTTTGTCCAGTCGGGCAAGTCAGCGGGGCTTGGCAAAGGCCTCATGCGTGCAGCCATCAACGAACTGATGGACCGCGCACGTGATGCGCCGACGGTAGCGCGCGAAGCGATGCCGGTGGACTTCGCCGAACCTGTTCATGACTGCATAGCTGCGGCCCTGGCGACGCGTTTGCCCAGGCTTTCGAGCGCGCTTGAGGAGTTTTAG
- a CDS encoding helix-turn-helix domain-containing protein codes for MRQIVRLPSQLGAVIQTHRLGKGLTQTELARLAGTQQKTISAIENGSEGTKLDTLISVIAVLGLDLQIVPRQQDGASIEDVF; via the coding sequence ATGCGCCAGATCGTCAGGCTTCCCAGTCAACTCGGAGCCGTGATCCAGACCCATCGCCTCGGCAAGGGCCTGACCCAAACCGAGCTCGCCAGACTCGCCGGGACGCAGCAGAAAACCATCTCGGCAATAGAGAACGGAAGCGAAGGAACAAAGCTCGACACGCTCATCAGTGTCATCGCAGTCCTCGGCCTCGATCTTCAGATCGTGCCGCGTCAGCAGGACGGCGCCTCAATTGAGGACGTCTTCTAA
- a CDS encoding PepSY domain-containing protein: MASRSLKLRLHVFSSKLHKWLALLIGAQVLLWMGTGALMSFLDLEEVRSEHIVSRAAQILPAGAELPEWLERQDDVVSVATRALDGKVVTEVRRADGGVTLHDPHSGRLLSPISAATARAIARRAWIGPETSVAGARLVERDVGTEFRGPFPAWQITYDDRDATRVYIDASSGTVLSARSDTWRLFDFIWGLHIMDWTQRDRINSWWLLLFGIAGTFIALSGFVLLANRLPRIGWLRGKRKSGS; the protein is encoded by the coding sequence TTGGCCTCGCGGTCCCTCAAACTGCGCTTGCATGTCTTTAGCAGCAAGCTCCACAAGTGGTTGGCGCTCCTGATCGGGGCGCAAGTTCTGCTGTGGATGGGCACCGGTGCCTTGATGTCCTTTCTCGATCTGGAGGAGGTACGCTCGGAGCATATCGTGTCCCGCGCTGCGCAAATATTGCCTGCCGGGGCCGAGTTACCCGAATGGCTGGAAAGGCAAGATGATGTGGTTTCGGTTGCCACACGTGCTCTCGACGGCAAGGTGGTGACCGAAGTGCGGCGAGCGGATGGCGGCGTCACGCTGCATGATCCGCATAGCGGACGCTTGTTGTCCCCCATTTCGGCCGCGACAGCGCGCGCGATCGCTCGCCGCGCCTGGATAGGCCCGGAGACTTCGGTCGCCGGCGCGCGGCTTGTCGAACGCGACGTCGGGACCGAATTCAGGGGCCCCTTCCCGGCCTGGCAGATCACCTATGACGATCGCGACGCGACGCGCGTCTATATCGACGCCTCGAGCGGAACGGTCCTGTCAGCGCGAAGCGATACCTGGCGGCTCTTCGATTTCATCTGGGGCCTTCACATCATGGACTGGACACAGCGCGACCGCATCAACAGCTGGTGGCTTCTCCTGTTTGGTATCGCAGGTACGTTCATTGCCCTTTCGGGATTTGTTCTGCTGGCCAACAGGCTACCAAGGATCGGATGGCTTAGGGGGAAACGAAAGTCCGGTTCCTGA
- a CDS encoding nuclear transport factor 2 family protein, with protein MDHSGHGTHHSDKTGSASEDVSGAEDILEAYRAALVSRDAEGMSALFAEASAIFENGKSEGSFANYMEHHLGPELDAITSFTFTDPTLTMTRKGHMAYGYETYGYRIELEDGRVIERDGVATSVLSHDESGWKIVQYHSSSRAPRRP; from the coding sequence ATGGACCATTCCGGACATGGGACACATCATTCCGACAAGACAGGTTCGGCCAGCGAAGATGTGTCGGGCGCTGAAGATATTCTCGAGGCTTATCGCGCCGCATTGGTGTCGCGCGATGCCGAAGGCATGTCGGCCCTGTTCGCGGAAGCCTCCGCGATCTTCGAGAACGGCAAGTCCGAGGGGAGTTTCGCCAATTACATGGAGCACCATCTCGGACCCGAGCTCGATGCGATCACGAGCTTTACTTTCACCGACCCGACGCTGACGATGACCCGTAAGGGCCATATGGCCTATGGCTACGAAACCTACGGCTACCGGATCGAGCTCGAGGACGGGCGCGTGATCGAGCGTGACGGGGTCGCGACCTCGGTCCTTTCGCACGATGAATCGGGCTGGAAGATCGTGCAGTACCACTCCTCCTCGCGCGCGCCGCGGCGGCCCTGA
- a CDS encoding copper resistance protein B: MKRATMMIALPLLALPSAVWAQQHDHGTQAAEPQSQAGQAAQDDEAASEAHDHHAPDQPQMDHSRTQHPQEEVENPEVMDHSNMDHGAAQHGAMPMTGKEDEGGMSQMDHSAMGHGASADHMAIPEGPPPPEALQGPAFAADAFVGAEEMAASRAAVTKEVSGTPVFWFQGDRLEYRLREGDDGYLWDVQGYYGGDYNKFWFKSEGEGSFGETIESAEVQALWSRAIAPFFDFQAGVRQDFTGPERTHAVVGIQGLVPYEFEVDAAAFLSNKGDLTARIEGEIDQFITQRLIVQPRAEIALSAQDIPELGIGSGIDTIEVGIRLRYEFAREFAPYIGIDQEWKIGNSRDFARADGEDPSVTNYVVGVRFWF; the protein is encoded by the coding sequence ATGAAGCGCGCGACCATGATGATCGCCCTCCCCCTGCTGGCACTTCCGAGCGCAGTCTGGGCACAGCAGCATGATCACGGCACGCAGGCTGCCGAACCGCAGAGCCAGGCCGGGCAAGCTGCTCAAGACGACGAGGCTGCGAGCGAGGCGCACGATCACCATGCGCCGGATCAACCTCAGATGGATCACTCCCGGACGCAGCATCCTCAGGAGGAGGTTGAGAACCCGGAGGTTATGGATCATTCGAACATGGATCATGGGGCAGCCCAGCATGGCGCGATGCCCATGACCGGCAAGGAGGATGAGGGCGGCATGTCGCAAATGGATCATTCCGCGATGGGCCATGGAGCATCCGCCGACCATATGGCGATCCCGGAAGGCCCTCCCCCGCCTGAAGCGCTACAGGGCCCCGCCTTTGCCGCCGATGCCTTTGTCGGCGCAGAGGAAATGGCTGCGTCTCGGGCGGCCGTCACCAAGGAAGTGAGCGGAACGCCGGTATTCTGGTTTCAGGGTGACCGGCTCGAATACCGCCTGCGCGAGGGCGACGACGGCTATTTGTGGGACGTCCAGGGTTATTATGGCGGTGACTACAACAAGTTCTGGTTCAAATCCGAAGGCGAAGGCAGCTTCGGCGAGACCATTGAAAGCGCCGAAGTGCAGGCGCTTTGGAGCCGTGCCATTGCGCCTTTCTTCGATTTTCAGGCGGGCGTGCGTCAGGATTTTACTGGGCCTGAACGCACCCATGCGGTTGTGGGCATCCAAGGGCTCGTTCCCTATGAGTTCGAGGTCGATGCAGCAGCATTTCTGTCGAACAAGGGCGATCTTACCGCACGAATTGAAGGTGAAATCGATCAGTTCATCACACAGCGTCTGATCGTGCAGCCGCGCGCCGAAATCGCGCTGTCAGCACAGGACATTCCCGAACTCGGGATCGGCTCGGGGATCGATACGATCGAGGTCGGCATTCGCCTGCGCTACGAATTCGCGCGCGAATTCGCGCCCTATATCGGCATCGACCAGGAATGGAAGATCGGCAACAGCCGCGATTTCGCAAGGGCCGACGGCGAGGACCCCAGCGTAACGAACTACGTCGTCGGCGTGAGGTTCTGGTTTTAG
- a CDS encoding copper resistance system multicopper oxidase: protein MVAINRRKFLGSSASGVGMLGLAGAMPAWARGGLDGTIARRGSDVLSGEHLTMSVADTTFTTGSRRGPGVAVNGTIPGPLVRLKEGQNLTVDLLNRSSHGTSIHWHGLLVPFLMDGVPGVSMAAVEPGDTYRYQFPIRQSGTYWWHAHTLQEPLGHYGPLIVDPIEPEPYEYDRDYVVMLSDWSTMSPYSIMKKLKVAEGYFNYGKTTWTDDYDMSGEERRMWARMRMMPTDISDVSGATYTFLINGHGPEDDLEYLFQPGERVRLRFINGAAMTYFNIRIPGLPMTVVQADGQNVQPVETDEFQIGVAETYDVIVEPRGEAYSLVAEAIDRSGMGVATLASRPGARTSVPPLRKPPLLTMTDMGMAGHGDSAGAAGEGHAGHGAASAGAAAGMDQGAASMTGMDHGSSGDAEMAGMAGMAGMSGMNMRDTSLLPPNVKVGPGIDSVAMNPIDRMDFPGLGLDDVSHRVLNYNQLVAAKPNTDNRRPSRLKTIHLTGNMERYMWSFDGKKFDEITEPIQFAYNERVRVKLINNTMMAHPIHLHGHFFELVNGAPADRQPLKHTLTVQPGGSAQFDLTANERGDWAFHCHLFYHMHNGMFQVVTVRPLEGGEG, encoded by the coding sequence ATGGTCGCGATCAATCGCCGTAAATTTCTGGGGTCTAGCGCAAGCGGGGTCGGAATGCTTGGCCTTGCCGGTGCAATGCCCGCGTGGGCACGCGGAGGTCTCGATGGCACGATCGCGCGCCGCGGGAGCGACGTTCTGTCCGGCGAACATCTTACAATGAGCGTCGCCGACACGACCTTCACCACTGGCTCGCGCCGCGGGCCGGGTGTTGCCGTGAATGGCACGATCCCAGGTCCCTTGGTGCGCCTCAAGGAAGGCCAGAACCTGACGGTCGACCTCCTCAATCGGAGTTCGCATGGCACTTCCATTCACTGGCACGGATTGCTCGTACCCTTCCTTATGGACGGTGTACCCGGGGTGAGCATGGCGGCTGTTGAGCCGGGCGATACCTATCGTTACCAGTTTCCCATCCGCCAGTCGGGCACCTATTGGTGGCACGCGCATACGCTGCAGGAGCCGCTTGGCCATTACGGCCCCCTGATCGTCGACCCGATCGAGCCCGAACCATATGAATACGACCGCGACTATGTTGTCATGCTGTCCGACTGGTCGACCATGAGTCCCTATTCGATCATGAAGAAACTCAAGGTCGCCGAGGGCTACTTCAACTATGGCAAAACCACCTGGACCGACGACTACGACATGAGCGGCGAAGAGCGCCGAATGTGGGCGCGCATGCGGATGATGCCGACCGACATCTCCGACGTGAGCGGCGCGACCTACACCTTCCTCATCAATGGTCACGGGCCGGAAGACGATCTCGAATACCTTTTCCAGCCGGGAGAGAGGGTCCGCCTGCGCTTTATCAACGGCGCCGCGATGACCTATTTCAATATCCGCATCCCTGGCCTGCCGATGACCGTGGTTCAGGCCGATGGCCAAAACGTACAGCCGGTCGAGACCGACGAGTTCCAGATCGGTGTTGCTGAAACCTACGACGTGATCGTCGAGCCGCGCGGCGAGGCCTATTCGCTCGTCGCCGAGGCGATTGATCGCTCGGGCATGGGCGTGGCGACACTTGCCAGTCGCCCCGGCGCCCGGACCAGCGTCCCGCCTCTGCGCAAACCGCCGCTTCTCACCATGACCGATATGGGCATGGCCGGGCACGGCGATAGCGCAGGCGCTGCTGGAGAGGGGCATGCGGGGCACGGTGCAGCTTCGGCCGGTGCCGCGGCGGGCATGGATCAAGGCGCGGCCAGCATGACCGGAATGGATCATGGTTCCAGCGGCGACGCAGAAATGGCTGGCATGGCGGGGATGGCCGGAATGTCGGGCATGAACATGCGCGACACATCACTGCTTCCACCCAATGTGAAAGTTGGTCCAGGGATCGACTCGGTTGCCATGAACCCTATCGACCGGATGGATTTTCCTGGCCTCGGGCTCGACGATGTGAGCCACCGCGTGCTCAACTACAACCAGCTCGTCGCCGCAAAGCCCAATACCGACAACCGGCGTCCGAGCCGGCTCAAGACGATCCATCTTACCGGCAACATGGAGCGGTATATGTGGTCGTTCGATGGGAAGAAGTTCGACGAGATCACCGAGCCGATTCAATTTGCTTATAACGAGCGCGTGCGCGTCAAGCTGATCAACAACACCATGATGGCGCATCCGATCCATTTGCACGGACACTTCTTCGAACTCGTGAACGGGGCTCCGGCCGACCGTCAGCCGCTCAAACATACGCTGACGGTCCAGCCAGGCGGCAGCGCGCAATTTGACCTCACCGCCAATGAACGGGGCGACTGGGCCTTTCACTGTCACCTCTTTTACCACATGCATAACGGAATGTTTCAGGTGGTGACTGTCCGACCGCTCGAGGGAGGAGAAGGCTAA
- a CDS encoding RNA polymerase sigma factor: MTQAQSRSETALVEDARRGSKAAYGTLVEPHIARLIALATRMLASPHQAEDAVQDGLASVWVARHRLDPDRPVGPFLTTVVLNKCRDRLRKRKTARFFGLGAESETLAIVDDSPDPQEIAMQRQELRMLLEQIERLPIRLREALILVSIDGRSQAEAAELLGVSEKAIETRIYRARQKLRDRLENF, from the coding sequence GTGACGCAGGCGCAAAGCCGGTCCGAGACCGCCCTGGTCGAAGATGCCCGCAGGGGCAGCAAGGCAGCATATGGGACGCTGGTCGAACCCCATATAGCGCGGCTTATTGCTTTGGCGACACGCATGCTTGCGTCTCCGCATCAGGCCGAAGACGCTGTTCAGGACGGGCTTGCTTCGGTCTGGGTCGCCCGGCACCGCCTCGACCCGGACCGTCCTGTTGGCCCTTTTTTGACAACAGTCGTGCTCAACAAATGCCGCGACAGGCTGCGCAAACGCAAAACGGCGCGCTTTTTCGGATTGGGCGCGGAATCTGAAACACTGGCGATTGTTGACGACAGCCCCGATCCGCAAGAGATCGCGATGCAGCGCCAGGAATTGCGAATGCTCCTGGAGCAAATCGAGCGTCTTCCGATCCGTCTTCGCGAAGCGCTCATATTGGTCAGTATCGACGGACGCAGCCAGGCGGAAGCCGCCGAACTTCTCGGCGTGTCGGAAAAGGCAATCGAGACCCGCATCTATCGTGCCCGGCAAAAATTGCGCGACCGCCTGGAAAATTTTTGA
- a CDS encoding periplasmic heavy metal sensor, with translation MTNGRLLLAVLLAGLAGCLGAIAADRWLSHEDNGSLHQFVHEELVLTEDQNARLETLEARFAVERAELESSLRAANARLARAMADEHEYGPEVSAAIDDVHGRMGELQKATVQHVFDMRETLEPEQQRLFDRKVSEALTSNSRN, from the coding sequence TTGACGAACGGACGCCTCCTGCTTGCCGTTCTTCTTGCCGGGCTCGCGGGATGTTTGGGGGCGATCGCGGCTGATCGCTGGCTCAGCCACGAAGACAATGGCAGCCTGCACCAGTTCGTGCACGAGGAACTGGTTTTGACCGAAGACCAGAACGCGCGCCTCGAGACCCTGGAAGCCCGCTTCGCCGTCGAGCGTGCTGAACTTGAGTCATCGCTGCGCGCGGCAAATGCGAGGCTCGCTCGGGCGATGGCCGACGAGCACGAATATGGCCCCGAAGTGAGCGCGGCGATTGACGATGTGCATGGACGGATGGGCGAATTGCAGAAAGCCACGGTCCAACACGTCTTCGACATGCGCGAGACACTCGAGCCCGAGCAGCAGCGCCTGTTCGATCGGAAGGTCTCCGAGGCGCTCACCAGCAATTCGCGTAATTAG
- a CDS encoding DUF2231 domain-containing protein — protein sequence MSIFTRLGLAALFAAFLLSAPLHAHEGHQDNMSDAEMLAMEEGMAMPDDAHAGELAPPGEEMDRPNAQQSMSPEDMMQQKITENRLTSAEDLLSRLHPVAAHFPIALLLVAALAELALMVRPTLGLETTIRFLVAGGAIGAVVAALLGWFAGGWRLLDRSENLAIHRWNGTTIAILSLLAWWVAARGKGRGALRLLLALIAAALIVQGYFGGEMVHGPNHMGIM from the coding sequence ATGAGCATATTCACCCGCCTTGGCCTCGCCGCCCTCTTCGCAGCCTTTCTGCTTTCGGCACCCTTGCACGCGCATGAAGGGCATCAGGACAATATGTCCGACGCTGAAATGCTGGCGATGGAGGAGGGTATGGCCATGCCGGACGACGCCCATGCCGGCGAGCTTGCGCCGCCCGGGGAAGAGATGGACAGGCCGAACGCGCAGCAGTCCATGTCGCCTGAAGACATGATGCAGCAGAAAATCACGGAAAACCGCCTGACCTCGGCAGAGGACCTTCTGTCGCGCCTTCATCCGGTCGCGGCGCATTTCCCGATTGCGCTTCTCCTCGTCGCCGCACTCGCCGAACTCGCCTTGATGGTGCGCCCGACCTTGGGGCTTGAGACGACGATCCGGTTTCTCGTAGCCGGCGGCGCGATCGGGGCGGTCGTTGCGGCTTTGCTCGGATGGTTTGCGGGTGGATGGCGACTGCTGGACCGGTCGGAAAATCTCGCCATTCACCGCTGGAACGGCACGACGATTGCCATATTGAGCCTCCTCGCCTGGTGGGTTGCTGCGCGCGGAAAGGGGAGAGGCGCGCTGCGCCTGCTTCTGGCGCTGATCGCTGCGGCGCTCATCGTACAAGGCTATTTCGGCGGGGAGATGGTGCACGGGCCCAATCATATGGGCATCATGTAG
- a CDS encoding class I SAM-dependent methyltransferase, translating to MGRVAAPQGDRAFTPALAKAWLTPVYDLTNALFTRERTWRRAVVRAANLAPGDHLIDVGCGTGTLLRDLMISCPQAGLAGVEPDPAALAIARRKFGAGADLIRWHNGFLDTLDLTARWQPNKIVSSLVFHQVPLGEKRAILEQMHDLLQPGGMVLIADYMAQDSALMRKLFRATVQQLDGVEDTQPNADGILERQLAEIFTDAERLHVFPTATGAISLWHGYKKGPHT from the coding sequence GTGGGACGGGTAGCCGCTCCTCAAGGCGACCGAGCCTTCACGCCAGCCCTTGCCAAAGCCTGGCTGACCCCGGTCTATGACCTCACCAACGCCTTGTTTACGCGTGAGCGGACATGGCGGCGCGCGGTTGTCCGCGCCGCCAATCTTGCGCCCGGCGATCATCTTATCGATGTTGGGTGCGGAACCGGCACCTTGCTTCGCGATCTCATGATCAGCTGTCCGCAGGCGGGTCTCGCCGGCGTTGAGCCCGATCCGGCAGCACTGGCCATCGCGCGTCGCAAGTTTGGCGCCGGGGCGGATCTGATCCGTTGGCACAATGGCTTTCTCGATACCCTCGACCTGACCGCGCGATGGCAGCCGAACAAGATCGTCAGCAGCCTCGTCTTTCATCAGGTTCCGCTGGGTGAAAAGCGGGCAATCCTGGAGCAGATGCACGATCTGCTCCAGCCCGGAGGCATGGTGCTGATTGCCGACTATATGGCTCAGGACTCCGCCCTTATGCGCAAGCTTTTCCGCGCCACGGTGCAGCAGCTCGACGGTGTCGAAGACACGCAGCCCAATGCCGACGGTATCCTGGAGCGGCAGCTTGCCGAAATTTTCACCGACGCCGAAAGGCTTCACGTCTTCCCGACCGCCACCGGAGCGATATCGCTCTGGCACGGCTACAAGAAAGGTCCCCATACATGA